The genomic stretch CTCATTCTCCCcgggagccagggcagggcagagctgagggTGTTCGGGGCCTGGGTGGGTAAGGTGTCTGGGTGCAGCTGGTTTCCAGGCTGGTAATGCCAGATTTGGGGTTCCCTCGGATAGCTCCCCATAGCCACTGCCCTGGGCTCTCAGCATCCAGGCTGCAAAACAGGCCCTGGGGTTATTATCCCCATCATCGCATGagtcagcagagctgggaatagaacccaggagtcctggagtttcttccacccctctcccccatcccaacccATGCCGCTCACCTCTTGCCGACAGTGGCAATGGCCAGCTCCTTCCTTGGCCTGCCCTCCTCTGCCATGGAGCCCCGGGACTCGCTTTCGCTTTGCCAGCCTGCTGTTTCTCCTAGGGGGGAGCTGAGGTAGGTGCCCCCCAGTGACAGCGCCAACGAGGGGGGTCTCAGGAAGGACACGCTGCCCCGGCCGCTGCTCTGGCTGGTCAGGCTGCCCCGCAGCAACTTCTCGGCAGGTGGTCCCGGGGCCTGGTGCTTCTCAGACACCTGAGCTTCCAGCAGCCCTGCAGGCAGCGGCTGCCCTGGCAGGCTCAGGGCCCAGTTGGACTCTGAGGAGACGGCTGTGTACATCAGCTCGGTCCTGCTGCTGTCCGTGGGCGATGGCCCCCGGCCCCAGGGGGCTTGCTCCTTGGCCGGGAGCGGGTCGGAGCCCAGGAAGCCTGGCCACACCGTGTTCCCAGGCAGGGCAGCCTTGGCAGGGCCCACCTGTGGCTCTGGTGGTTTGAGGAGAGCCTTGCTGGGCGCCTGCTCCAGAGGAGACTCTGCAGTGCCATGCGCGTCCATGTAGTCCAGGCAGGCCACCCCCTCCGTGCTCTGCAtgggaccctcctcccccagcagggtGGGCTCCATGCTGCCCAGGGCCTGGGGCTCGCAGGGTTCCTCCTGGGGCGGCCACTCCCCATCCACGCTCATCTCCTTGAAGAAAGGCAGGCTCAGGTACTGGAGGATCCCACTctgggctgaggatctggctctctgctggctgcttggGGACCCAGAGCCCAGTGGCTTGGGGCTGGCCGGAGCTGGGGTGCTCAGCAGCCTGCTGAGCACAGGGGAGCCCCCAGGGCCTGGGGAGTTGCACAGTGTGCTGACAGTGCTCTGGCAGCACCCCTCGCAACACGTGCTGTCTCGTGGCTCCTCCACTGTGCTGAGGGGCAGGGGCATCGGGGAGGCCACGGGGCTGAGGTTGATGACGCACAAGGGCTTGGCTTCGTCCATGGGGCTGCTGCTGTAGCTGAAGTAGCGTCCCTGGCGGTAGCCAGAGGATCTGGCTTCTCTGCGGGCCTGGCCTGTGGCCTTGGGCCGCAGCGGCACTCCCCTCTGCCAGATGGGCTCCTCTGCCTCTGGGGGAGCATACATGTGCAGGTAGGGTGCTGGCAGGTTGGGctcaggagggatgggggagggatccCGCTGCAGGAGCTCAGGGAACAGCTCCGTCTTCTCTCCATCCGTCTCCCGGGGCAGCCTGTCCGTTTTCACCACAAAGCGTCCGTCAGGGCCCCGGCAGATGCGCTCCAGGGGCATCGCATCCCCGATATGGCTTTCGTACACCGTGTACTTGGAGCTGGTCCTAGGGCCGCCAGCAATGGTGAGGCCCAGACTGGTGCCAGCCTTCTCCCCCCACAGCAGGGTCCGGCGCAAGCTCTGGTATGGGGAGGCCTGCAGCTTCAGCTTCATGGTGCTGTCCGGGCTACCAGAGCTGAGAGAATTTCTGCAGAGAAACAGAGGGATTACTGGGGGGGGAATCCCCCTGCCCTACTTGTTCCCCCCATCCAACCTGGCCTGCACATTCACTCCAAAAACTGAGGAcaaccccccagccctgagagGGAAGGGTCAAAGTGCACTGCTGGGGAGCTAGCTCCACACCAGAGCATGGCCCTgttcccctcagccccaccccaggggccaggacccagcccccctccctcccgctcgAAGCCCCACCCTGAGCCAGGGGGAGCGAATGAGGAAAGCAAGGAGAACAGCAATGCACAGGGAGCGTGGTGAGACAGGAAGATGTTGTGGAATGGCACGACTTACTGCGGAGGTGGAAGCTTCTTGTTGGGGGAGAAGACGAGTGGTGGATCTGGAAGGTCATGAGAACACAAGGGGATCACATGGCGAGCAACTCAGCGTGAGATGAGGAGACTGCAGTGGCCTgtgcccacccctggcccccaGACATGCCCTGAGAGCCCCCacaggttgggggggggtgatCATCTGCTTGTGACAACTGGAATGAAATCCACCAGCGCCCAGGGGCCACCAGACAGCCATCAGCGGATGGGTTACAGACCCTGTTGCCCTGGGGCCGGATCAGAACCGGTGTCCCCTAGAAAGAAAAGGCCCTGTGTCCCATTTCCCACCCCGCTGACCCAGCCAGTCCCTTGACCTAATGGTGTTGCGCTTctcagctctccttccccacagccccattcCCAGCAAGGGACATGCTCTGGGCAGGTTTTGCACCTCCAGGAGGGAGCAGCAGATGAAGGGATGGGTAGagaggctgggatcaaggggctTCCATCATTCCCAGGCCTTGTCGACTGGGGAAAGTGGCACCAGTATAACCCCAGGAGTTCAGTGACCTCGGGGCAGTCCCCGGGGACTGTGGCTCATCCCAGTGGATTAGTTACTGTTTAACCTACATTGGTTCCTAATGGCTGTagctaatcttcactagcctggGTCCAACCAAAAGTCAGAGCAGCCCCACCAACAGGGCACCCGGTTAACTGAACCACTTTGAACTCACCCCTCTTGCTGCGACAGTCCTGGGGTTCTGCGTGTCCCATGCCAGCCTGAcctcagctccccactcctcTGGGCTCTTCCCACCCAACCAACCTAGAGGGGGCTGTCACCCAACCTGAGTTACAACCTCATGTCCCTTGCCTTCTGTGCCCCCCACCTGGGCTACAACCCCTTACCCCTATGTAGGGAATGACCCTTGACTCCCCTGAGACCTCACCCCATCCTCCAGTGTGTTTCTGGGTCACCCAGCAGGATCCCAGCCCCTTGCTGTGCTCCCAGCCTCAGCAGCTGCCCTTCCATGCCCGGGTTGGGTCCCTACCTTGCCTGCGTTTCTGGAGGCGGGCGGCACGCCGGCGGTTCATGATGCAGGCTACCATGGTGCTGAAAATCACAGCCACGCTGAGGAAGCAGATGCCCCCGATAACACCGGCCAGCACAGGCTGCGGCAGGAGCTCAGGCAGCTGAGTGCGGGATGGATACACCTCCATACCTGGGCAAGGTGACGGGGAGAGGCCTCAGACAGCCAGTAGGGCGAGGGGATACTGTGCTTCTCCCTTAGGGGGAAACCAGCCCATAGACACTTACTTAGCAGGGAGGGGCCCTCTGTTTGGGCACAATGGCCAGTTCAATTCCTGCACCCGTCACACCCAGGCTGGCCTGGCTTGGGTGCATGGAGGTAGGCCCATGCCTGAGGAGACAGCACAGGAGTTGTGGCAGTACaggtcccctcccctgcaccccaaggaTACCCAGGGCCCCGCCAGGGCGTGGCTGGCTGTCCGGGGCAGCACAGAGCTTTACCTGCTGTGGAGATGTTCACGGTGTTGCTGGGGTCACTAATGTAGCTCCCAGCAAAGGCCACCAGGCGGAACTCGTAGCAGGCATCCTGGGAGAGCAGAGAGGCTGCATTAGCGTTACCGCCAGTGCCGGCCGGCTCTCCCCCATGATGCCGGGCGCTGACCAGAGGCAGCTCCTGCCACAAGACCTGCAGTGCCACAGCTGTGTATGCAGCGAGCTGAGGGCCAGCACCAGATGCACTCGGTCTCAAAGCACCTCTCAAAGCAACTCTGCAGGGATACCTGGGGACAAGCAGAGGCCCTTCCGGCCAGCCTCGTCCACGCAGTATACACCACCAAGGGGCCAgtgccagagcagagcagaaACCCATTTCCACCCTCAGTGGCCTGCTGGGCAAGAGGACATTCCCATGATACACCTTGGCCCAGGCCTGACCAGGCTGTTTGGGCCCCACTAGCCCTTTTGAGGCCTGCTGCTGTCCCGAGAGCTCAGCAGCCTGCAGCACCAGGGCACAGGCTCCGTAGTGAACCCTGCGAGCCAGGGCCCAGGGCTTCCCACCCGGCAGGGAGCACCAGGCACCAGTCTGGAGCCACTGTTCAGCCCAcgggctgccagccccctgcttGTACAGGTCTCCCCTCCCTACCCGGGGGTCCTGCCTGGCAGGGGTCTCCGAACTCCACAGAGCCAGACAGTGGCAGGTACATCTGCACAGCACTAATGAGGAGGCCACAAAGCGCACCGGGCGTGCCGTCATCTAGTGCCACCCAGCCAGGGAGGGGCTGCTCCTCAAGCCTGGGGCTGCATCCTTCACAGCTCAGTGCCAGGGGCTAAGGCTGCCAATCTCAGCAGCGGCAGGCGGAAACCCGGTGCAGAAACATCCATTGCAAGACCCAGAGGTTGGCATTTCAACCCCCCTCACCCAGCCTACCTTGATGAGTCCTGGCACCAGGACCTGGGTCTTCGTGCTGGGGATGGAGCCATCCAGCACCTCCCAGCCACCCTGGTCCTGCCGTAACTCCAGCGCGTAGCCTGTCAGGGCCACGGAGAACTGCAATGGGGGCTCCCACTGCAGCAGGACCCCGCGTGATGTCTCATTGGCCATCAGGGACTGCGGGGGGGACAGAAAGATGCGTGTGGCTGTGGTAGGCAGCTCAGGAGGCACCTTGGTCGTCGGGAAACCTGAAAGGAAAGGAGACACTGAGGAAAGGAACCAGGCAgccatgtggggagtgggggagcccCAGGACAGCCattcagggtgggggtgggggtgagccccAGGCAGCcatttgggggaaggggctgcgGAGGAGCCCAAGGAAAGCTATTCAGGAGGGGTTCTGGGGGGTACGCCAGGCAGCCACTCAAGGTGGGGGTGAGTCCCAGAGCAGCCATTCAGGGAGAGGGGTAGCCCCAGGCAGCTGTTTGGGGGAAAtggtgggggggagccccagggcaGCCACTCAGGGGACATGAGCTTGAGTGGGTGGCTGGGAAGCATGTTCCTTCTTCCTTTAGTGATCGTAACCCCCCTGGGGGGCAGGACATGGGAAGGAGACACAGGAAGGGGCAGCCCTAGAGCCCTGGGGTTTTCCAGCATCACTTGAGGGGTGGAGGTTCCTTTCCCAGGAGTTCAGGGCAGCCAGTGAGAGTGCCCCTTCTGGGGAATGGCGAAGATCAGGGTGCCCCTACAGGTGAGGTCTCTCTTCTAGGTGGAGGATGTTCCCAGGTGTAAGGGAGCTGTTCCcggaggctgggggaagggagaggagaatatttccaggaggcagggggctggcagagggGGAGCCAATCCCggggctggtggtggtggtgctgatTCTCAGGGTTGCTGGCAGTGGTGGGGCCATTCCTGGGGCTGGTGGGTGGAGAGAGGGGAGCCTGCTTTATCAGAGGTGTgggcagtggggcggggggcattCCCAGGGTGCTGGCAGTGGGGGAAGCCATTCCTGGGACTTGTGGTGGGGTGGTTCTCTagagtgctggtggtggtggggccatTCCCATGGCTGGCATAGGGGGCCCAGTTCTCAGGGgtgcaggcagtgggggaagaggggagctcAGTTCCCAGGGGTGCTGGTGCGGGGGTGgtactcgggggggggaggggcagaggctcTCTCACCCAGGGGGAAGGAGGTGACGATCTCACTGAAGGGGCCGCTGCCCAGCTTGTTCTGGGACAGGACACTGAACTGGTAGCCAGTGGCTGGCTGCAGGTTCTCCACCAGGAGGTGCTCGGCCCCCACAGGCACAGTCAGCGACACCCAGTCGTGATGGGGCCGGTTGAGGTGCTTCACCCTGAGGAGACAGAGCAGGCAAGCTGGAGCCAGTGCTGAGGGCCAACCCCCCCACGCGCCCCTCTCAGTGAGGGCCTGTGCCTGAGAGCCCCAAATTTGCCCCTCATGAGGGTGCAAGGGACACAGCCTTCACCTTTGCTGAGAGCTGGGAACTCCCCGTGTTGTGTCTGTCCtgcatggggcagggatccccgCGCTCACACCCAGGGCTAGCCTGGGCCATGGGCTCTGTGCCACCATGGCCACACCAGCCCACTTCCAGAGCAGGTAGATGGGGGCACCCCAGGCAGTTGAGAGCCCTGCCTGGCATGGGACTCACAGTGGTGTGTACCAGACGCTGAACCTCTGGAAGTATCCCCCGTCGAACCCTGGCTCCCAGGAGACGttggctgccagcagcagcggcagcaccGAGACCTTGGTGACAGCGTGAGGGCTGGTGCCTGGTGGAGAcagccggggtggggggtgagtcAGGGGCCATCTCTGACCTGCCCCTCCCAGGGCTCAGgcgctggctgggagctgccagaAGCAGAGTGCCACCTGGCCAGCACAAATGCCCCGCCCCACAGATGAAACGGGTGGGTGCCATCCACAGGGCACCCACAGGGGAGGCACCTGCATCTGTGGGCTCACAATGGGCAGTGGCTGTGCTGGCGGGAGCGGCTGGGCTGCTGCTCACCAGGGCACACTGGTCTTACACTGCAGAGTCCCTGGCAGTGCCCAATGGAGCTGGGCACAGGCCGAATCCAACATGGATTCCAGAGTGATACGGGGTCTGGGACGTGGAGATTGGGTGTTCGTCTCATGTACACTCTGCCAGGCATTCCCATGCACAGACAGTGCACTCCCCCTGCCTCGGCAGGCACAAagccacccacccccaccctgtgtTACACCCACAACCACcccgagccccccccccacagccacccactcccaccctgagcctcatacacagacacacagccgcccagccccacacccattCCTCCCCGACATACACAGCCACCCACCTCCACCCGgagccccatacacccccccacagctgcccagccccaccccaagccTCATTCCCCCCGACACAgccacccacccccacactgagccccatacacacacagccaCTCACCTCtccacacccccctccccacacacagcgtCGTCTCGAACCCCATAGACACACTGCCAATGCATCCCCccccatacatacacacacagagctccctCCTCAGAGCCCAAAGGCCCTAGGTCAGGCCTCCCGCCCACCCTGGGCGGCTGGTGGTGGTGTTGGCATGACCCAACTCACCCAGCACGTAGACGGAGGTGGTGGTGCTGATCCGGGCCACCTGGTTGCTGACTATGCACTCCCAGGCCCCGTGCTGCTCCTTAACCAGGGGCCGGAAGATGAGGCTGCTGTTCCCATCCACTTGGGCACCGTTCCTCCCTGTGCTTCCCAACTGCAGAGCAAAAGCACAGCCACACTGACACTGgcagcccagccctcccccacccacggGTCCCTGAGCCCACCAGTGCCATTGTCCACCAACCAGGGGAGAGCCTAAAGTGGGCAGGGCTGTGAGCACAAATCTGAGGGGGGCTGGGCCCTGCACGTGCAAacgggggggagggaatgtggggggggccAGGCCGGCAGGCGTGCACAGACTGGCAGGGAGATAGGGTGGCGCCGGCCTGGGGGAGAGCAGCTTGGGGAGAAAAGGGAGGCCCTGAGCATAGATGGGGGCTGAGGAGAGTCTCTAGGCAGTAATCCAGCCAGTGACCAAGCTGAGCTTGCTTCCTGCCACACTGGTGCCAGGGCCGCATTCACCTCCAAAAGCCTTGAACCTGCTGCCCCAGTGGCAGGTGGGAAAGGTGAGGCAAAGGGAGGGGCAGTGACTGGGCCAAGGTCTCAGTGAGAGACAGGGGCAGAACAGGAACAAAACCCCAGAGTCCTGGGTCAGCGCTTTCTCAGAGGGAGGGGGCTTTCTGGAaagagacccccaccccaccgcaaGCTCTGGAAGGGTTGGGGCAAGGGAAGTCTCTGCACAGGGACAGCCTGAGGAACGAATAACTCAGTGGATGACCCCCATCCCCAGGGCTCTGCCTCTCAGGGTGCGTCTGTAAGGCAGGAGCTGTATGGGGCAGCAGGGCCGTTTGGGGCTGGCTCCCCCTGCAGCACTGAGCCGAGTCCTGGGCCACAGTGGGTCCTGCCTGTGGAGTCCTGAAGCTCTAGGCTGCACCCCACTGCCAAGGGGAATCTGCCAAGTaggtggccagcagcagagcaggtaCCAAACCACAGGCTGGGGGAAGTGAGAGTGTGATGTCAAGGagccacagtccctgagccatggagAACCCAGGCTCCCCAGTCCCTCCTGCCATCTGAACCCAGAGCTGCAGCCCCCCTACCTTTGCCCATATGACCGTGGGTGGGGGGTCTCCTTCGGCAGTGCATGGGATCACCAGCTCACGGCCCACCTCCTGGAAGTACTCCTCCTTGGGGCTCATGATGAACACGGGCGGGTCCTGGAACAGACACACTGGGTAGCTCAGCACCccaccctggggcagggggagcgagacagacagacaaaggggtcAGGGCTCAGCAGCTCAAGCGGGAGGTGGTGCTGGCCTGGACTCATGGGCAAGAGATCCGACAGGCCCAGGGAGCAGTGCAGACAGAGGGCCCTGCACAATGGCACTCAGGGCAGGGAAGAGACCAGCATGAGCACTGCTACCCAGCTTGCTCTGTGGGGTGCATAGATGGCGTGGGTACTGTAACAACAGGCCTGGCAGGCCTACCCCAATTTGAGCTTAATCCAAGGTTGAAGAATGTCCCAGTCACCTGTAACCATGggtgttgatgggaaaaggtataaGAGGGAGACAGACAGGCTGGATTAGTACAAGTAAAAAGGCCTCCACATGGAACTCCAGGAAAGTGTTATGTTCACACCTGGTAAACAAGAGGAGTGTGGGACGGAAATCAATGCACCAGAATTGCTGTGTTGGGGATTAGGAGGGGATGAGCTATTCCACCCAACCCCATTTTAAGGTCCTTCAAATGAAATTAGCAACTGGCTGGGACCAACAGGAGCGAGGTTCCCCATCGTGGCTGCCACCCCTGCTGTCTTCTGGGAATCGCTGAGACTCCACTGGGCCTTCACTGTCCTAAGTATCCTGACCAGAGCAGGCCAGAGCAAGGGCATCACCCCCTCCACCTGAATCCTGACCACGGCAGCTTCAAGTCCTCTGACTGTCGCCAcctcccttttccttccccaccttactTCTTCACTTTCCTATCTCTCAGGACTTGCCTATATAAACACATAGGTCATGGCtggctggggtgtaaatctacttTGCATTAAGTATCCATGTGGACTATGCTGCCATGCACTAAAGATTCCCTAGTGTGTTTTaatctactcctgtttcaaagcaggGTAGAGCCACGGGCACTAGGGAACTTCTAACGCAGTGCAGCAGGGACCACACAGCCAGTTAGTGTCCTGCAGGCTAGTGCAGGTCAGacttacaccccagcttgccacaaaagACAGGCTACTTACCTTGCACAGCAACCGGAGTTCGAGATGTTTTGTCCCCATGGCTGCTCCAGGTGAGGATAAGTGTGCCCACGCACTCTCGAGTTTTCTGCTAGCAGTGCCCAGAGCTTCTCCCCTGCATGCTATGCCTCTCATGCTCCAGTACGAGTGCATATAGGAAGGTGCGGACCACACCAACACAGTCCTTTCTCAGCCTCAGAGCTTGATAAAGCTCTCAAGTCGAGGCGAGAGGAGAGCTGGTACTGGAGCACCCATCAGGATAAAACATCTCCAGGAACTGCTGTTACTTACTTAGCATAAAGTTACTGTCCCTCTGGGTACTTCATGTGTGGAGACTCCAGAACATGCCCCTAATGTGGAAGGGGCGGATCTGGTACAGAGGAAATGAAGAGTCCAGGGGAAACCCTGAAGGGCTTATTTCAATGAAGACAGAAAGCCAAGGCTCAACTTACACCCAATGTCTGGAGCCTGGTCTCTTCTCTGGATAAGTGGGGCTTGCGATAAAACACCAGCAGCTGAACGTCCTGATTGACGTGAAACTCTGATGACATGTTAGGGAGGAAGTGAGGGTAGGACACAGCATTATGTTGTCCAGATAAAGCACTGGCTACAGCTGGTTCCCCTACCCTTCTGGCTCAGGGGATTTTCACAAGGACAGATGGAGTAGTGAGTAGGTTGCCACAAGCTCAAAGGGAGGTCCTCTTAATGCATTATGCACTAAATTGAGGTTGCAGGGTAGGGTAGGGTCCTGTACTGGAGGAAACAATTTAAGGAGGCCATTAAGGAATCTTGCTGTCATAGGATGTGTGAAGACCAAGAAACCCTTGATTGGCAAATGGAATACTGTGATAGCAGCTAAATGAACCTTGACAGAGTACAGGGACAGTCTCAGAGATTTCAGATTTAGTCAGCTGGCGAGGATGGATGCCAAGGGAAAAGTCAGTAGGGGATATAGAGTGGTGGGTGCACCAGATCTGGAAGTGCTTCACCTCCCGCAGGCGAGTCCTTCGTGTGGTTAATTTCCTGCTATTCAGTAAAAAAGACAACTTCAGGAGAACATTCCTGTTCTAGGCCCGAGAAGTCAGGCAAAGATGATAGGTTAGGGTGGGTTATGGAGCCAAACTCCTGGGTCAGGAGGTCTGTCATTAGAGGACATTGCAGAGGCAGATATTTTGCAAGCTGGATCATGGTCAGGAACCACCTGTCTCAGCCACAccagagccatgaaaatgattgcTGCTTTCTCGTTTCAATTTAAGCAGGGCTTTGTGGATCAGTGGAGTTGGATGGAAGGCATATAATAGACCCCAGGGCCAAGAGGCAAGGAGTGCATTTCCCAGGGAGTCATGACCATGTGTCTCCCCTTCCATCCCGCCCCTGAGAATAGGTAGCAGCGTTTTGCATTGGAAGTTGTGGCAAAGAGGTCTTTCTGTTGAAGAACCCAGGCAAAGAAGATCTCTccaaagaaaagacagttaccttttccataactggtgttcttcgagatgtgttgctcatgtccatttcacaATAGATGTgcatgctcgccacgtgcactgGTGGTGgaaatttttcccctagcagtaacCATAGGGGGgagcgcccccctgcccccccgtgACTCCTGGAGCGGTACCTGCCTGGCGCAGTATAAGAAGGGCTGCGCTCCCCACACCCTCAGTtacttcttgccagacaactctgacagaagggaaggagggtgggatgtggaatacagagacatgagcaacatctcgaagaacaccagttacgcaaaaggtaactgtcttttcttcttcaagtgattgctcatgtgtattccacaataggcgattccaagctatatctgttggaggtgggtaggagttcacaagttctcgGGACAGAGTATCACCCTGCGAACCTGGCATCATCCCTGGCCTGTTAGACGATCACATAGTGCTAGGTGAAcgtgtgaactgaagaccacgtggtggccctacaaatgtcctggatggggtcGTGGGCCATGAAGGCAGCTGAAGAGGCCTGCGCCCAAGTCAAGTGTGCCCTCACAACGGACGGCAGGGGAACCCctgccagctcataacaggaacaGAGGCACAAAGTGATCCACTTAGAAAGCCACTGAGTGGAAATGGCTGACCCTTCACGCGCTCAGCTGAGGCGACGAACAGTTGCGAAGACTTTCTGAACGGCTTGGTCTgctcgaggtagaaagccagagctcaCCTCTCGTTGAGCGTGTGGAGATGGTCATTCCTCACTAGTCgcgtgaggcttggggcagaggactggcagaaaaatgtcctgacccatgtggtaggtgGAGACCGCCTTCGGGAGGAACACGGGGTGTGGGCGGAGGTACACTTTGTCCTTGTCCTTACGAAAAGCTGTATACGGCGGttcgg from Dermochelys coriacea isolate rDerCor1 chromosome 24, rDerCor1.pri.v4, whole genome shotgun sequence encodes the following:
- the IGSF9 gene encoding protein turtle homolog A isoform X1; translation: MNWCLWIAYLSLFANNFAEGNSQVKSQAVVGRVGESVILGCDLLNAEEARPHLYVIEWVRFGFLLPIFIKFGLYSPRIDPKYIGRVRIQEGASLRIDLLRAEDQGWYECRVLFLDRHSNDDEFQNGTWTHLTVNSAPTFLGTPPALVEVPDREPVSLTCSAIGNPQPVIVWKRNDLAIESGEKVQVSNGTLRITSVERASAGIYTCHASSKEGSVTHTTRLLVQGPPVIVVPPQNITVNITQDAFLACQAEAYPGNLTYSWFQGSSNVYHLSHLQSRVRVLVDGSLLLQKTTPDDSGRYTCVPSNGLWKPPSASAFLTVLYPAQVTTMPPETLLPMGMQGMIQCPAKANPPLLSISWTKDGHPLELDKFPGWSMAPDSSIVIATGNDDALGLYTCTPYNSYGTAGTSAPTRVLLKDPPVFIMSPKEEYFQEVGRELVIPCTAEGDPPPTVIWAKLGSTGRNGAQVDGNSSLIFRPLVKEQHGAWECIVSNQVARISTTTSVYVLGTSPHAVTKVSVLPLLLAANVSWEPGFDGGYFQRFSVWYTPLVKHLNRPHHDWVSLTVPVGAEHLLVENLQPATGYQFSVLSQNKLGSGPFSEIVTSFPLGFPTTKVPPELPTTATRIFLSPPQSLMANETSRGVLLQWEPPLQFSVALTGYALELRQDQGGWEVLDGSIPSTKTQVLVPGLIKDACYEFRLVAFAGSYISDPSNTVNISTAGMEVYPSRTQLPELLPQPVLAGVIGGICFLSVAVIFSTMVACIMNRRRAARLQKRRQDPPLVFSPNKKLPPPQNSLSSGSPDSTMKLKLQASPYQSLRRTLLWGEKAGTSLGLTIAGGPRTSSKYTVYESHIGDAMPLERICRGPDGRFVVKTDRLPRETDGEKTELFPELLQRDPSPIPPEPNLPAPYLHMYAPPEAEEPIWQRGVPLRPKATGQARREARSSGYRQGRYFSYSSSPMDEAKPLCVINLSPVASPMPLPLSTVEEPRDSTCCEGCCQSTVSTLCNSPGPGGSPVLSRLLSTPAPASPKPLGSGSPSSQQRARSSAQSGILQYLSLPFFKEMSVDGEWPPQEEPCEPQALGSMEPTLLGEEGPMQSTEGVACLDYMDAHGTAESPLEQAPSKALLKPPEPQVGPAKAALPGNTVWPGFLGSDPLPAKEQAPWGRGPSPTDSSRTELMYTAVSSESNWALSLPGQPLPAGLLEAQVSEKHQAPGPPAEKLLRGSLTSQSSGRGSVSFLRPPSLALSLGGTYLSSPLGETAGWQSESESRGSMAEEGRPRKELAIATVGKRRNTSVDENYEWDSEFALESDILDALQLYRSGNPKRPVSTIAVQELERQSAKAPSDGSGSPGNSKSVDALEASGSEHALASPEARCVALREEFLAYRRRREVAQQCRQRMSSRGYDECFEQATLL
- the IGSF9 gene encoding protein turtle homolog A isoform X2; this encodes MDSIQTKWCLHTMDTGRVRIQEGASLRIDLLRAEDQGWYECRVLFLDRHSNDDEFQNGTWTHLTVNSAPTFLGTPPALVEVPDREPVSLTCSAIGNPQPVIVWKRNDLAIESGEKVQVSNGTLRITSVERASAGIYTCHASSKEGSVTHTTRLLVQGPPVIVVPPQNITVNITQDAFLACQAEAYPGNLTYSWFQGSSNVYHLSHLQSRVRVLVDGSLLLQKTTPDDSGRYTCVPSNGLWKPPSASAFLTVLYPAQVTTMPPETLLPMGMQGMIQCPAKANPPLLSISWTKDGHPLELDKFPGWSMAPDSSIVIATGNDDALGLYTCTPYNSYGTAGTSAPTRVLLKDPPVFIMSPKEEYFQEVGRELVIPCTAEGDPPPTVIWAKLGSTGRNGAQVDGNSSLIFRPLVKEQHGAWECIVSNQVARISTTTSVYVLGTSPHAVTKVSVLPLLLAANVSWEPGFDGGYFQRFSVWYTPLVKHLNRPHHDWVSLTVPVGAEHLLVENLQPATGYQFSVLSQNKLGSGPFSEIVTSFPLGFPTTKVPPELPTTATRIFLSPPQSLMANETSRGVLLQWEPPLQFSVALTGYALELRQDQGGWEVLDGSIPSTKTQVLVPGLIKDACYEFRLVAFAGSYISDPSNTVNISTAGMEVYPSRTQLPELLPQPVLAGVIGGICFLSVAVIFSTMVACIMNRRRAARLQKRRQDPPLVFSPNKKLPPPQNSLSSGSPDSTMKLKLQASPYQSLRRTLLWGEKAGTSLGLTIAGGPRTSSKYTVYESHIGDAMPLERICRGPDGRFVVKTDRLPRETDGEKTELFPELLQRDPSPIPPEPNLPAPYLHMYAPPEAEEPIWQRGVPLRPKATGQARREARSSGYRQGRYFSYSSSPMDEAKPLCVINLSPVASPMPLPLSTVEEPRDSTCCEGCCQSTVSTLCNSPGPGGSPVLSRLLSTPAPASPKPLGSGSPSSQQRARSSAQSGILQYLSLPFFKEMSVDGEWPPQEEPCEPQALGSMEPTLLGEEGPMQSTEGVACLDYMDAHGTAESPLEQAPSKALLKPPEPQVGPAKAALPGNTVWPGFLGSDPLPAKEQAPWGRGPSPTDSSRTELMYTAVSSESNWALSLPGQPLPAGLLEAQVSEKHQAPGPPAEKLLRGSLTSQSSGRGSVSFLRPPSLALSLGGTYLSSPLGETAGWQSESESRGSMAEEGRPRKELAIATVGKRRNTSVDENYEWDSEFALESDILDALQLYRSGNPKRPVSTIAVQELERQSAKAPSDGSGSPGNSKSVDALEASGSEHALASPEARCVALREEFLAYRRRREVAQQCRQRMSSRGYDECFEQATLL